In Bernardetia litoralis DSM 6794, the genomic window CTTGTACTTCTACTTCTCTATATGTATCGCCATTTACTTCAAAAAGTTCTTCTAAACGAAAGAAGTTTTCACCACTTACAATAAGTAAATATTTCTTTTTATCAATTAATTCAAATTCAAAATTTCCTTCTTCATCAATATATTTTGGCGCAATCGGAATTTTATCAGCAACATCATAGACAACCACAACACCACCAAAAACTTCTCCTGTTTGACTTTCGGTTACTTTTCCTGAAAAACGAACAATTGCTTTGGGTTGAGCTTCCATAGGAAGAGGAAAAGAATACAAATCAGAATTAGTATAAGGGTCTTGAACTGCTGGTTCATTTCGCATCAAACGAACTTCTTTTTCGGCTCGTGCATAATATAAAAGGCGTGCAGCAGCATCAATAGTAAAATAATATTCACTACTTTTTGTATTGACAAAAGGACCTAAGTTTTTGGGTTCGCACCACGTATCACGGCTTGTTTTATAAGACTTAAAAATGTCATAACTTCCAAATGAAAATAAATGTCCATTCGAACTAAAATATAAAATATTATCACTAGGATGTAAAAAAGGACTTAGTTCATTGGCTTGCGTATTAATAATAGGTCCTATATTTTGGGCAACTGACCAACGTTTTTTTCCTTGACGAGTGGTAAAATAAATATCTGTACCTCCAAAGCCTGTTTTTCTGTCTGAAGCAAAGAAAAGTGTATCTCCTGTAACTGAAAAACTAGGATGAGAATCCCAAGTAGTAGAATTTACAGATTCTCCAAAATTTTGAAGTTCTCCCCAAATTTTATTTTTTGAGTCCCATTTGGCAAGATACAAATCACAATCTCCAAACCCGTCAGGTGTATCACAACGAGAAAAAGCCATATACATTCCATCTCTACTAATACAAGGCGAACCTTCATTATAAGCTGTATTAAATTCTTTCATAGGCATAGGAAAATCCCAGCCAAATTCTCCCAAACGAATAGATTTGTAAATGTTTTCATCATATTTTACAGGTAAATATTTACGTACAGGGTCATCTAATGTATCTTTTAAAAGACGTTTGGAGGTAAAATAAATAATAGAATCTGTCTGACCAATTGCCAAACCATATTCTTCATAAGGTGAATTTATTTCTTCTCCTATACTTGTTCCCATTTGGTCAGGAGGGCGCAATGAATCCACTAATTGCCATTTATCAATGAGTTCATAATAATATTTTAAAGGAACATATTTAGGTTTTTCACTGGCAGAAGCTAATGAATCAAATGCCAATTGACTTTTGACAGATTTACCTCTATGATGCTTTAATAATAATCTATATAATTCTAAAGCTAAAGGTTGGTTTCCTGTTGTTTCGGCTGCTTGTGCATATGTCCATATTAAATCTAAATCTTTCTTGAAATTATCTATTCCAAAATAACGAATATAAGTATCCAAGGCTTTTTTTAGCTCAGGAAGATTATTTTCTTGTTGTAATTTTTTTATTTCTTTGAGTTGGCGAGGGTCATAATAATAACGATAATTGTCAATATTCAAAAAAGTGAGGCTAGGACAATAAACAGCTCCTGATTTATTAATCGGACGAAAATCTTCTAATTTTGCTTTATTTTTATTCTTATTGAATTGGGCATAAGAAAAATTTGTAAAACAGAGAGATAAAAAAATGACACAACTAATTTTATGAATTGAATACTTATTTTTAGTATTTATTAATTGTAATATGTTGCAAACAAATTGAAAATTATATTTTTTTAGTTTATAGAGTGGAATATTTATCATTTTTTTATGGAATTTTGAAACCTCTTCAATGCTTTTTTTATACAAATTAGCCAAAAAGTATGCAATTTGTGTTAGTCAAGTGTTGGATTTTAGGTTTATTCTACAAAATTTAACTTTTAGACTATCAACCCTTCTTTTTAAAAGATAAATTTTAATTATCTTAAATCTTAAATTATTTCTTTAGTACAACGATAAAATTTTTCAAATCCTATATTAAACTAATAAAAACATGAATGAACAATTTTTACATTATATATGGAAGTTTCAATATTTTGATAAAGCTAATTTATTGACTGAAGATGGAAACGAATTACAAATTATTTCGCTAGGAATACATAATCAAGATGATGCAGGAGCTGATTTTGAAGATGCTGTTTTGAAAATTACAGATACAAAAGACAAAAAAAACATAATGGAATGGCAAGGAACAATAGAAATCGATACTTATGGTTTTAATTGGGAAAGTCACAATCATGCTACAAATGAAGCCTACGAAAATGTAATTTTGCATGTTGTATGGAAAAATCCAAAGGAAGTTTATAGAAAAAATGGTTCAAAAATACCTGTTTTAGTTTTAGAAAAGCGAATTGATGAACGTTTGTGGCTTACTTATCAAGAGTTTTTAAAAAATGAAAATAAAATTGCTTGTCAAGGTTATTGGAATGATGAAAAAAACAAAGAAAATATAAATTTGATTTCTTCTTTTGAAAAAATGATAAACCGAACACTTGATGAGCGATTGATTCGTAAATCTCAGCATGTTCTTTCTCTTTTAGAGCGAAATAGTTTTGATTGGGAAGAAACAAGTTATCAAATTTTATTAGAACATTTTGGATTCAAAAAAAATAATGCACCATTTCTACAATTAGCTAAAGCATTGCCTTTCAAAATTATAAAAAAACATGCGAATCAAATATTTCAAATAGAAGCTCTTTTTTATGGAATGGCTGGGTTTCTTTCCAATACAAATAATATCAAAAATCAAGATAATTTACAAAATGAAGAAGATTATTTAAAAAAGTTGCAAAAAGAATTTCGTTTTTTATCTCATAAATATTCTTTACAAGGCAAAGAAGTAAATTTAGCACAATGGAAATTTTTAAGATTACGTCCTTCTAATTTTCCAACTGTCAGGATAGCTCAAGTAATTGGACTTGTGGCGCAACAAACTCATTTATTTTCTATTATCTTGAATGCCAAAACCTTGAAAGAGTTTTATTCATTTTTTGAAAGTGATCTGCCTCTTTATTGGAAAACTCATTATAATTTTAATAAGAAAAATAAAGAGGGTAGTTTTAATTCTAATTTAGGAAAAGATGCACAACAGAATTTGATTATAAATGTAATTATTCCAATTCGGATAGCGCATAGTTTGTACAGACAAAAAGAAGATATTTTGCCTAAAAGATGGTTAAATGACTTGAAAGCAGAGAAAAATAATATTATAAATCTTTATAAAGATTTAGAAAAAATAGAAAACTCTACTTTAAAAATCAAAACAGCTGCACAATCACAATCTTTATTAGAGTTATATAGTCAGTATTGTAATCTCAAAAAATGTCTTTCTTGTGAAGTAGGAAAAGAAATTTTGAGAAGAGAAATGTAATTTCTGTAACTCATTTTTTAGAATAAGAAATTATTTTCTATCTAAGGAATAGAAATTAAATAAAACATTCATTTTTAAATATTAAATCATTGATATTCAATATATTACATTCGTGATTTTTAATTAGCTTCGCTGCTTTGAAAGGTCGTAATTGTTCCTAATCCTTGACAGATTTTATTAAAGGAAAAACAAAAAGCCCAGTTATACCAATACAAACGGCAATTATTCCGACCCAGTTATAATTAATCAATTCTTTTGTGGGCGTATTTGATTCAATAACAATAAAACCTCCAATAATAGAAGCCATTGCAGAACCAAGCTGCTGAACAGAAGAGTTAAGACTCATAAAACTGGCTCTTCTTTTGGCAGGAATTGCCATAGTAAGTTGAGTTTGGGCAGGAATCATACGACCACTTCCAAAAACAAAAAAGAAAGTAGTTATACATAAAGCTACCCAAATTGGCACAGAATCTAAAATAATATTAAGATGAGTAAGAATTGCAACAGCAACAAATGAAATAGGAAGAATAATATTAAACATTTTTCTAGCTCCAAAACGATCCACATAACGACCAAATAAAGGGGATGTAAAAATAGTAAAACCACCACCAATAAAATAAATCAATGTAATTTGTGATTCTGAAAATCCAATATTACGAATCATAAAAGGAGTAATAAATGGAATAATCATAAATTGTCCCAAGACAAGTGTAAAAGTAAGCAACAAAGCCAGCCGAGCATTTTTAGAAGTTAGAAGTTTTAAGAGAGCTTCTTTACGTGTTTCTTTGTGTCCACTTCCAATATCATCTTTATTTTTTGCGTCTATATGCGCACGAAGAGAAGGAATATATTTGAAAGAAATAAGCCAAATAATAAAACTCAAAACTCCTAAAAGTTGAAAAGGAGCGTGCCAGTCAAATTGTATGGCAAGATATAAACCTGTCGGAATACCAATAACAGAAGCAGCAGAAAAAGCCATCATAATTATTCCGATTGCTTTTCCTCGTTCTTCGGCTACAAACAAATCACTTGCCATAGCCAAAACTAATGCGCCAATTATGCCACCAAAAAAGCCTGCTACTCCTCTAAAAACTAAGAAAAAGTAAAAATTAGGAACAAAAGAACAAGCAAAAGTAGCCATTCCAAAAAAGGCATATACCACCAAAAAAGCATTTCGTCTATCAAATTTATCTAAATAAACAGCTCCTAAAAGCCCAGCAACAAAAGCACAAGAAGAATAAGCCGAAACTAAAAGAGTGTATTCTTGAGGAGCAATTTGGAAAAGTTCCATAAGCCTATTACTTAAAGGCATGATTATCATGATGTCCATGATATGTGTAAAATTGGCAGCAGCCAACAAGAAAAGAATAAAGGATTTGTTTTTCACAGGATAATAAAACAGCTTTCAAACTGTCATAAAGATTTAAGCATCAAAAAACATGCTAACACAGAGTAAGCAAAGTTAGTTTTGATTTTTTAGTTAAAGTTTTTGAAGATTATCAATATACATTTTTTATTCAACTTTTTCAATAAGCTGAATCGTAATATTATCATTTCCTCCTGCCTGAAGAGCATACTCCATCATTCGTTCAATTTTTTCTTCTAAGGCAAGTGTTTCATTTTCAAGAAAATGTTTGATTTCTACGTCGTTTAACTCATTTGAAAGTCCATCTGAACAAAGTAAAAAAACATCTCCTATTCTAAGGTCTTGTAAAACTCGCCCCAAATTAGCAATATCTGGCTGTGCCTCATCTGAACCCAATGCACGTTCTATCAAATTTCTTTTTGGGTGGTAAGATGCTTCTGCTTCTGTAATTATGCCTTCATCTATCAAACCTTGTACAAAAGAGTGGTCTTTTGTTAGTCTAATAAGTTCATTATTTCTAAAAATATACAAACGACTATCGCCTACATGAGCACAAAAAGTAGCATCTTTATGAAATAAAATAGCTACACAAGTAGTTCCCATTCCTCTTAAAAGAGGGTGTTTTTCAGCTTCATAGGCAATGGCAGCATGTGCAGAAGCAAAGGATTGGTCTAAGGCATCTTCTAATGTTCCTAGAGCAAATTGTTTAGAATTCATATATTTGCCTATTTGTTCCAAGGCAAGTTTTGAGGCTCGTTCACCTCCCAAATGTCCTCCCATTCCATCACAAACAACACATAAAAGACCATTAGGAGTTTCGAAAATAGCACAAGCATCTTCATTGTGCTTACGAACTTTTCCTGTGTGTGTGTGTGTGGTGTAAACAAATTTAGAAAACTGAGTAGGTTTTAGAATAGAAAGTGGCATAA contains:
- a CDS encoding OmpA family protein produces the protein MINIPLYKLKKYNFQFVCNILQLINTKNKYSIHKISCVIFLSLCFTNFSYAQFNKNKNKAKLEDFRPINKSGAVYCPSLTFLNIDNYRYYYDPRQLKEIKKLQQENNLPELKKALDTYIRYFGIDNFKKDLDLIWTYAQAAETTGNQPLALELYRLLLKHHRGKSVKSQLAFDSLASASEKPKYVPLKYYYELIDKWQLVDSLRPPDQMGTSIGEEINSPYEEYGLAIGQTDSIIYFTSKRLLKDTLDDPVRKYLPVKYDENIYKSIRLGEFGWDFPMPMKEFNTAYNEGSPCISRDGMYMAFSRCDTPDGFGDCDLYLAKWDSKNKIWGELQNFGESVNSTTWDSHPSFSVTGDTLFFASDRKTGFGGTDIYFTTRQGKKRWSVAQNIGPIINTQANELSPFLHPSDNILYFSSNGHLFSFGSYDIFKSYKTSRDTWCEPKNLGPFVNTKSSEYYFTIDAAARLLYYARAEKEVRLMRNEPAVQDPYTNSDLYSFPLPMEAQPKAIVRFSGKVTESQTGEVFGGVVVVYDVADKIPIAPKYIDEEGNFEFELIDKKKYLLIVSGENFFRLEELFEVNGDTYREVEVQGVRQKMASAPATQIETIQFKSIEFAANSTDILPKMENDLHLVIDFLVEHPDFQLDIFGHTDADGNQDKNKKLSFDRSESIKNYILSYGRLEIDRINSYGLGSEKPLVFPEVTEEDKRVNRRVEFRLFKKDMLLTNPNKQNEDELESEEMKNIEEEIEDNENGDW
- a CDS encoding DUF2851 family protein, which encodes MNEQFLHYIWKFQYFDKANLLTEDGNELQIISLGIHNQDDAGADFEDAVLKITDTKDKKNIMEWQGTIEIDTYGFNWESHNHATNEAYENVILHVVWKNPKEVYRKNGSKIPVLVLEKRIDERLWLTYQEFLKNENKIACQGYWNDEKNKENINLISSFEKMINRTLDERLIRKSQHVLSLLERNSFDWEETSYQILLEHFGFKKNNAPFLQLAKALPFKIIKKHANQIFQIEALFYGMAGFLSNTNNIKNQDNLQNEEDYLKKLQKEFRFLSHKYSLQGKEVNLAQWKFLRLRPSNFPTVRIAQVIGLVAQQTHLFSIILNAKTLKEFYSFFESDLPLYWKTHYNFNKKNKEGSFNSNLGKDAQQNLIINVIIPIRIAHSLYRQKEDILPKRWLNDLKAEKNNIINLYKDLEKIENSTLKIKTAAQSQSLLELYSQYCNLKKCLSCEVGKEILRREM
- a CDS encoding MFS transporter, producing MKNKSFILFLLAAANFTHIMDIMIIMPLSNRLMELFQIAPQEYTLLVSAYSSCAFVAGLLGAVYLDKFDRRNAFLVVYAFFGMATFACSFVPNFYFFLVFRGVAGFFGGIIGALVLAMASDLFVAEERGKAIGIIMMAFSAASVIGIPTGLYLAIQFDWHAPFQLLGVLSFIIWLISFKYIPSLRAHIDAKNKDDIGSGHKETRKEALLKLLTSKNARLALLLTFTLVLGQFMIIPFITPFMIRNIGFSESQITLIYFIGGGFTIFTSPLFGRYVDRFGARKMFNIILPISFVAVAILTHLNIILDSVPIWVALCITTFFFVFGSGRMIPAQTQLTMAIPAKRRASFMSLNSSVQQLGSAMASIIGGFIVIESNTPTKELINYNWVGIIAVCIGITGLFVFPLIKSVKD
- a CDS encoding Stp1/IreP family PP2C-type Ser/Thr phosphatase, producing the protein MPLSILKPTQFSKFVYTTHTHTGKVRKHNEDACAIFETPNGLLCVVCDGMGGHLGGERASKLALEQIGKYMNSKQFALGTLEDALDQSFASAHAAIAYEAEKHPLLRGMGTTCVAILFHKDATFCAHVGDSRLYIFRNNELIRLTKDHSFVQGLIDEGIITEAEASYHPKRNLIERALGSDEAQPDIANLGRVLQDLRIGDVFLLCSDGLSNELNDVEIKHFLENETLALEEKIERMMEYALQAGGNDNITIQLIEKVE